One genomic window of Bradyrhizobium sp. B124 includes the following:
- a CDS encoding FAD-binding protein: MPNPTHRAERVSAPEGSVAFEADVLVIGGGPAGAWAAVSAAERGARVVLVDKGFCGTSGATAAAGTGVWYIDPDPALREAAMANREKMGGYLQDRRWMARVLDSTYQHSNRLADWGYPYPVDGRGKSQRNSLQGPEYMRLMRKHTKQAGVTILDHSPALELLVDDDGAVAGASGVRRQKQDRWTVQAKAVVIATGGCAFLSKTLGSNVLTGDGYLMAAEVGAEFTSMEFSNPYAISPAFGSVTKTLFYGWASFTYDDGSVVPGAASKGGRSAIARALLEGPVYARLDKADDDVRHHMRVSQPNFFLPFDRTGIDPFKDRFPVTLRLEGTVRGTGGLRIVDDSCATSVAGLYAAGDAATRELICGGFTGGGSHNAAWAMSSGAWAGQGAADYATQIGPAARRTLSSAGAVAFRSRQRRAFAPAALARAVQAEVFPYELNYFREASRLQSALGRLDAAWRDVSEADAADTSEIVRAREAAAMLATARWMYRSALARQESRGMHRRDDFPDQDNRQRHYVTTGGLDEIWTSARPHAEASYAEAAE, from the coding sequence ATGCCGAACCCAACTCATCGCGCCGAACGCGTGTCCGCGCCTGAGGGCTCGGTCGCGTTCGAGGCCGACGTTCTGGTGATCGGTGGCGGCCCCGCGGGGGCCTGGGCTGCGGTCAGCGCCGCCGAGCGCGGCGCGCGGGTGGTGCTCGTCGACAAGGGATTTTGCGGCACCTCGGGCGCCACCGCCGCGGCGGGAACGGGCGTCTGGTACATTGATCCGGATCCGGCCCTGCGCGAGGCCGCGATGGCCAATCGCGAGAAGATGGGCGGCTATCTCCAGGATCGCCGCTGGATGGCGCGCGTGCTCGACAGCACCTATCAGCATAGCAATCGGCTGGCCGATTGGGGATATCCCTATCCGGTGGACGGCCGCGGCAAGTCGCAGCGCAACTCGCTGCAGGGCCCCGAATACATGCGCCTGATGCGCAAGCATACCAAGCAGGCCGGCGTCACCATTCTCGACCACAGCCCGGCACTTGAACTGCTCGTCGACGATGACGGGGCTGTCGCCGGCGCCAGCGGCGTGCGCCGGCAGAAGCAGGATCGCTGGACGGTGCAGGCCAAGGCGGTCGTGATCGCCACCGGCGGCTGTGCATTCCTCAGCAAGACGCTCGGATCGAACGTGCTGACCGGCGACGGCTATCTGATGGCCGCGGAGGTTGGTGCCGAATTCACCAGCATGGAGTTCTCCAACCCTTACGCGATTTCACCGGCGTTCGGCTCGGTGACCAAGACATTGTTCTACGGCTGGGCCAGCTTCACCTATGACGACGGCAGCGTGGTGCCCGGCGCGGCGTCGAAGGGCGGGCGATCGGCGATTGCGCGTGCCCTGCTCGAGGGCCCGGTCTATGCCCGGCTGGACAAGGCGGATGACGATGTGCGGCATCATATGCGGGTGTCGCAGCCGAATTTCTTCCTGCCGTTCGATCGCACCGGGATCGATCCATTCAAGGACCGCTTTCCCGTGACGTTGCGGCTGGAGGGCACCGTCAGGGGGACCGGCGGCCTTCGTATCGTTGACGACAGTTGCGCCACCAGCGTGGCGGGGCTCTATGCCGCCGGCGACGCGGCGACGCGCGAGTTGATCTGCGGTGGCTTCACCGGTGGCGGCAGCCACAATGCCGCCTGGGCGATGTCGTCGGGAGCCTGGGCCGGGCAGGGCGCCGCTGACTATGCCACTCAGATCGGACCAGCTGCCAGGCGCACATTGTCGTCCGCGGGCGCCGTGGCGTTTCGAAGCCGGCAGCGCCGTGCATTCGCGCCGGCCGCGCTGGCGAGGGCGGTTCAGGCCGAGGTCTTCCCCTACGAGTTGAACTACTTCCGGGAGGCATCGCGCTTGCAGAGCGCGCTCGGGCGTCTCGATGCGGCGTGGCGCGATGTGTCGGAAGCGGACGCCGCCGACACATCCGAGATCGTGCGGGCGCGCGAGGCCGCAGCGATGCTCGCGACCGCGCGGTGGATGTACCGCAGCGCGCTCGCCCGACAGGAAAGCCGCGGCATGCATCGCCGCGACGACTTCCCCGATCAGGACAACCGGCAGCGGCATTATGTGACGACCGGCGGCCTCGACGAGATCTGGACCTCGGCCCGGCCTCATGCCGAGGCCAGCTATGCGGAGGCTGCGGAGTGA
- a CDS encoding LLM class flavin-dependent oxidoreductase, which produces MTIRPLRFGIWALVHGSRAAYQDPEEPYDASWERNRDIVIAAERLGYDSTLIAQHTINPHQEDLDQLEAWSAAAALAALTSRIEIIAAIKPYLYHPVVLAKLALGIENISRGRFAINLVNAWNRPELDKAGIGFAEHDARYAYGREWITVVSRLMQGERLTYKGEHFDVRDYVLRPGSLYRPRPLIYVGGESEQARALVADHGDVWFINGQPLDDVAGLIADVAARPRATAPLRFGLSAFVIARQTRAEAEAAYQRLLDLSKKDAPMKAIQKQNTDPKVVMMQTMQKSARVGSNGGTAAGLVGSYDEVAARIQGFHTAGIELFMLQFQPFEAEMERFAKEIIPRVRAQSLAGDNPAHLTASR; this is translated from the coding sequence ATGACGATACGACCGCTTCGCTTCGGGATCTGGGCGCTGGTGCACGGTTCGCGCGCTGCCTATCAGGATCCTGAGGAACCCTATGATGCATCATGGGAACGCAATCGCGACATCGTGATCGCGGCCGAAAGGCTCGGCTACGACTCCACGCTCATCGCGCAGCACACCATCAATCCGCATCAGGAGGATCTTGATCAGCTCGAGGCCTGGAGCGCCGCTGCCGCACTTGCCGCGCTGACCAGCCGGATCGAGATCATCGCCGCCATCAAGCCTTATCTCTATCACCCGGTCGTGCTGGCGAAGCTCGCGCTCGGGATCGAGAACATCAGCCGCGGCCGCTTTGCGATCAATCTGGTCAATGCCTGGAACCGGCCCGAGCTCGACAAGGCCGGCATCGGCTTTGCGGAGCATGACGCCCGCTATGCCTATGGTCGCGAGTGGATCACCGTGGTGTCGCGCCTGATGCAGGGCGAGCGGCTGACCTACAAGGGTGAGCACTTCGATGTCAGGGACTATGTGTTGCGGCCCGGCAGCCTCTACCGGCCGCGGCCATTGATCTATGTCGGCGGTGAATCCGAGCAGGCGCGCGCCCTGGTCGCCGATCACGGCGATGTCTGGTTCATCAATGGACAGCCGCTCGACGACGTCGCTGGCCTAATCGCCGACGTGGCCGCCCGGCCGAGAGCCACGGCACCACTTCGCTTCGGGCTGTCCGCCTTCGTGATTGCGCGCCAGACCCGGGCTGAGGCCGAGGCGGCCTACCAGCGGCTGTTAGATCTCTCGAAAAAGGATGCGCCGATGAAGGCGATCCAGAAGCAAAACACCGATCCCAAGGTGGTGATGATGCAGACCATGCAGAAATCGGCGCGGGTCGGCAGCAATGGCGGGACGGCTGCGGGATTGGTCGGGTCCTATGACGAGGTGGCGGCTCGCATCCAGGGCTTCCATACCGCCGGCATTGAGCTCTTCATGTTGCAGTTCCAGCCGTTCGAGGCCGAGATGGAGCGCTTTGCGAAGGAGATCATCCCGCGCGTTCGTGCACAGTCACTCGCCGGTGACAATCCGGCACATCTAACAGCCTCGCGCTGA
- a CDS encoding LLM class flavin-dependent oxidoreductase, with the protein MSHRQLHLNVNLLHSGVYASAWRLPDSDPRACFDVGHYLRVAQIAERGKLDAIFLADTPAITDRIDYRSFMSLEPTIVLATVAAATSHIGLIATASTTYNEPYNIARRFATLDLASGGRAGWNAVTTADASASRNFGLPTVLEHKARYDRAKEFAEVVHALWDSWEDDAFVGDKEAARFVDTTKVHPIGHRGTHYSVAGPLNVPRSPQGRPVTVQAGGSSDGRDLAAAQAEAVFTLAQTIDEGVAYARDLRARAAAYGRAGSSIVILPGLATVIGSTEAEAKRRQDELWELVPIEYSLARLAGTLQVDPAILDLDKPLPDPLPLPANANHTMFQGTVNIARRGNLTVRQLLRALGGGVGHRIIVGTPEQIADDIEAWFKAGAADGFNLMPDVLPTGLDVFVDTVVPILQQRGLFRYDYTGTTLREHFGLPRPVSRFARQPATATSA; encoded by the coding sequence ATGTCTCATCGTCAGCTTCACCTCAACGTCAACCTTTTGCACTCCGGCGTCTATGCGTCGGCCTGGCGACTGCCCGACAGCGACCCGCGCGCCTGTTTCGACGTCGGCCACTACCTGCGCGTCGCCCAGATCGCGGAGCGCGGCAAGCTCGATGCGATCTTCCTGGCCGACACGCCAGCCATCACCGATCGCATCGATTACCGCTCGTTCATGTCGCTGGAGCCGACCATCGTGCTGGCAACCGTCGCCGCCGCGACCAGCCATATCGGACTGATCGCGACTGCGTCGACGACCTATAACGAGCCCTACAACATCGCGCGCCGCTTCGCGACGCTGGATCTGGCGAGCGGCGGCCGCGCCGGCTGGAATGCGGTGACCACCGCCGATGCCTCAGCCAGCCGCAACTTCGGCCTTCCCACCGTGCTCGAGCACAAGGCGCGCTACGACCGGGCCAAGGAGTTCGCCGAGGTCGTCCATGCATTGTGGGACAGCTGGGAGGACGATGCCTTTGTCGGCGACAAGGAGGCGGCGCGTTTCGTCGACACGACCAAAGTCCACCCGATCGGACATCGCGGCACCCACTACAGCGTGGCCGGCCCGCTCAACGTGCCGCGCTCACCGCAGGGACGCCCCGTCACCGTTCAGGCCGGCGGATCGAGCGACGGCCGCGACCTCGCCGCCGCGCAGGCCGAAGCGGTGTTCACGCTGGCACAAACCATCGACGAAGGCGTCGCCTATGCGCGCGACCTGCGTGCCAGGGCTGCCGCGTACGGCCGCGCTGGAAGCTCCATCGTGATTCTGCCGGGGCTCGCGACCGTCATCGGCAGCACGGAAGCGGAAGCCAAGCGGCGCCAAGACGAGCTCTGGGAGCTGGTTCCGATCGAATACAGCCTCGCGCGACTGGCCGGCACGTTGCAGGTCGATCCAGCAATCCTCGATCTCGACAAGCCACTGCCCGATCCTCTGCCGCTGCCGGCCAACGCAAACCACACCATGTTTCAGGGAACGGTCAACATCGCGCGCCGCGGCAATCTCACCGTCCGTCAATTGCTGCGCGCGCTCGGTGGCGGCGTCGGCCACCGGATCATCGTCGGCACGCCCGAGCAGATTGCCGACGACATCGAGGCTTGGTTCAAGGCGGGCGCGGCCGACGGCTTCAACCTGATGCCGGACGTGTTGCCGACCGGGCTCGACGTGTTCGTCGACACCGTGGTGCCAATCCTGCAGCAACGGGGGCTGTTCCGGTACGATTACACGGGCACCACCCTGCGCGAGCATTTTGGATTGCCGCGGCCGGTCAGCCGTTTTGCTCGACAACCGGCGACCGCCACGAGCGCCTGA
- a CDS encoding acyl-CoA dehydrogenase family protein, translating to MNKPVSATSLQPSDRLDSQSPDIDALLSRIAEGAAHRERERILPFAEVDLIRKARLGALRLPADVGGAGASIRTLFELVIRLGAADANVAHILRNHFSVVERLVRRPKDEQHRQWQKAVADGAIIGLAATELDTPKVGNVTPNTTLTADGDDYLLNGTKYYSTGTLYSDYVLVRTADTTGANAAVLIPVNREGIELIDDWDGLGQRLTATGTTHFRNVRVKRQEAVFDAPDAGYGIPYSNTFAQLFLTAINAGIARAVLQDAAELVRSRKRTFYYAPNEIPADDPLLQQTVGQIASGAFAAETVVLAAAEALDAATDAFDAGDASAIDAAQKAALLSAKAKIVADELAIRSGSLLFDVGGASATKKATNFDRHWRNARTLASHNPNTFKARSIGQYEISGTPLPAKGFF from the coding sequence ATGAACAAGCCCGTATCCGCCACTTCCCTGCAGCCGTCCGACCGCCTGGATAGCCAGTCCCCTGACATCGATGCGCTGCTGAGCCGTATCGCCGAGGGGGCAGCTCATCGCGAGCGTGAACGCATCCTGCCATTCGCCGAGGTCGATCTCATTCGCAAGGCGCGCCTAGGCGCACTGCGGCTTCCGGCGGATGTCGGCGGCGCGGGTGCGTCGATCCGCACGCTGTTCGAACTTGTGATCCGGCTCGGCGCGGCCGACGCCAACGTCGCGCATATCCTGCGCAACCATTTCAGCGTGGTCGAACGGCTGGTGCGTCGTCCCAAGGACGAGCAGCACCGGCAATGGCAGAAGGCCGTCGCCGACGGTGCGATCATCGGGCTTGCGGCCACCGAACTCGATACCCCGAAGGTCGGCAATGTCACGCCGAACACCACACTGACCGCCGACGGCGACGATTATCTGCTCAACGGCACCAAATACTACAGCACCGGCACGCTCTATTCCGACTATGTGCTGGTGCGCACGGCCGATACGACAGGCGCCAATGCGGCGGTGCTGATCCCGGTCAACCGCGAGGGTATCGAGCTGATCGACGATTGGGACGGGCTCGGCCAGCGGTTGACCGCAACCGGCACCACGCACTTCCGCAACGTGCGCGTCAAGCGCCAGGAGGCGGTGTTCGACGCCCCTGACGCCGGCTACGGCATTCCCTATTCCAACACATTCGCGCAGCTGTTCCTGACCGCGATCAACGCCGGCATCGCGCGCGCGGTGCTGCAGGACGCCGCCGAACTGGTGCGATCGCGCAAGCGGACGTTCTACTATGCACCGAACGAGATACCGGCGGACGACCCGTTGCTGCAGCAGACTGTCGGCCAGATCGCCAGCGGCGCGTTTGCGGCCGAGACCGTGGTGCTCGCGGCGGCAGAGGCCCTCGACGCCGCCACTGATGCGTTCGACGCCGGCGATGCCAGTGCCATCGACGCCGCGCAAAAGGCCGCGTTGTTGTCGGCAAAAGCCAAGATTGTCGCCGATGAGCTCGCGATCCGCAGCGGCAGCCTGCTGTTCGATGTCGGCGGAGCGTCCGCCACCAAGAAGGCGACCAATTTCGACCGCCACTGGCGCAACGCGCGGACCCTGGCCTCGCACAACCCGAACACCTTCAAGGCCCGCTCGATCGGGCAATATGAGATCAGCGGCACGCCGCTACCCGCCAAGGGCTTCTTCTGA
- a CDS encoding ferredoxin family protein, with protein sequence MIEVIDGERCTSCDICVNVCPTNVFDKTDGIPVIARQGDCQTCFLCELYCPEDALYVSPFADQAQPIDLVALKQTDSMGSYRRAVGWTDETSERRGVDRSYLLFGH encoded by the coding sequence GTGATCGAGGTTATCGACGGCGAGCGCTGTACGTCCTGCGATATCTGTGTCAACGTCTGCCCCACCAACGTGTTTGACAAGACGGACGGAATTCCGGTAATCGCCCGGCAAGGCGACTGCCAGACCTGCTTCCTCTGCGAGCTCTATTGTCCCGAGGATGCGCTGTATGTTTCGCCCTTTGCGGATCAGGCGCAGCCGATCGACCTCGTTGCGCTCAAGCAAACGGACAGCATGGGCAGCTATCGCCGGGCCGTGGGCTGGACCGATGAGACCAGCGAGCGCCGCGGCGTCGACCGCAGCTATTTGCTCTTTGGTCATTGA